A single region of the Lotus japonicus ecotype B-129 chromosome 4, LjGifu_v1.2 genome encodes:
- the LOC130714652 gene encoding chaperonin 60 subunit alpha 2, chloroplastic isoform X2 translates to MQVASKMNDLAGDGTSTAIILARAMIKYGLLSVAFGANPISLRKGMEKTVKDLIKFLKTRSVPVEGRDHIKAVASISAGNDEYVGNLIAEAIEKIGSDGVISIETSSTSETSVIIEKGMKIDKGYMSPHFITNQEKSIVEFDNAKILVTDQKISNVKEIIPLLEKAMQLNAPLVIIAEDIAKQVLETLVVNKAQGLLRVAVVKCPGFGDAKKAILQDIALMTGGDFLAGDLGLTLDGATSDQLGNALKVTITSNATTIIADPSTKAEIQARILQIKKDLMGIDNANLSKKLSERIAKLSGGIAVIKVGAHTELELEDRKLRIEDAKNATFAAINEGIVPGGGATYVHLLDLIPTIRNSMEDRDEQIGADIVAKALLEPAKSIATNAGVDGDVVVQKIRIFDWRIGYNAMTGTYEDLLNAGVADPSRVARCALQSAVSVAGVVLTTQAILVEKIKTPKPPVPMLPGINL, encoded by the exons ATGCAG GTTGCGAGTAAAATGAATGATTTGGCTGGAGATGGTACTAGCACTGCAATTATTTTGGCTCGAGCCATGATTAAATATGGGCTATTATCTGTTGCATTTGGGGCTAATCCTATTTCGTTGAGGAAAGGGATGGAAAAGACTGTAAAAGATTTGATCAAGTTCTTGAAGACGAGAAGCGTTCCTGTTGAAGGAAGGGATCACATTAAAG CTGTAGCATCAATATCTGCTGGAAATGATGAGTATGTTGGCAATTTGATTGCTGAAGCTATAGAGAAGATTGGTTCTGATGGGGTGATCTCCATTGAGACATCTTCAACATCTGAAACCTCCGTCATAATTGAAAAAGGGATGAAG ATTGATAAGGGTTATATGTCTCCTCACTTCATCACAAACCAGGAGAAGTCCATTGTGGAGTTTGACAATGCTAAAATTTTGGTAACTGATCAAAAGATTTCAAATGTCAAAGAAATCATTCCCTTGCTGGAAAAGGCTATGCAGTTGAATGCTCCACTCGTAATTATTGCAGAGGATATCGCAAAACAAGTGTTGGAAACATTAGTAGTGAACAAAGCACAAGGGTTACTAAGAGTTGCAGTTGTAAAATGTCCAGGATTTGGAGATGCAAAGAAAGCTATATTGCAAGATATTGCGCTTATGACAG GTGGTGATTTTCTTGCTGGAGATTTGGGTCTCACTCTTGATGGCGCCACATCAGACCAGCTTGGCAATGCACTGAAAGTAACAATAACCAGTAATGCAACAACTATAATTGCTGATCCTAGCACTAAGGCTGAAATTCAGGCTAGAATTTTACAGATAAAAAAGGATCTTATGGGAATAGATAATGCGAACCTTTCGAAAAAGCTCTCAGAGAGAATTGCAAAACTCTCGGGTGGTATAGCTGTTATAAAG GTAGGTGCACACACTGAGCTGGAACTTGAAGATAGAAAACTTAGAATCGAGGATGCCAAAAATGCTACATTTGCTGCCATAAATGAAGGGATTGTTCCTGGAGGGGGGGCTACATATGTCCATCTGTTGGACTTGATACCTACAATAAGGAACTCCATGGAAGATCGAGATGAGCAAATTGGTGCTGATATTGTGGCAAAG GCACTCCTTGAACCTGCAAAATCAATTGCAACTAACGCTGGAGTTGATGGAGATGTTGTTGTCCAGAAGATTAGAATATTTGATTGGAGAATTGGATATAATGCAATGACTGGCACATATGAAGATCTTTTGAATGCTGGAGTAGCTGATCCTAGTCGAGTTGCAAGATGTGCTCTTCAAAGTGCGGTATCTGTTGCCGGCGTGGTTCTAACAACTCAAGCTATATTGGTGGAAAAAATAAAGACACCCAAGCCACCTGTGCCCATGCTCCCTGGTATAAATCTCTAA